The nucleotide window TGTTATCACAAAGGGTGCTGGACGTGTGGCAGAAGTAGCTGCTCGATTTGCTTTGGATGCCTTACCCGGCAAACAAATGAGTATTGATGCAGATTTAAATGCTGGCCTGCTTTCTGAGCAAGAAGCACGAGCAAAACGTGAGCAGTTGCAAAAGGATTCGAGTTTCTTTGGAGCTATGGATGGAGCTAGTAAGTTTGTTCGTGGAGATGCTGTTGCAGGCATTCTTATTACCGCCATCAACTTAGTCGGTGGAATAGGGGTAGGCGTTTTGCAAATGAACTTATCTGTTGGGGAATCTGTCAAAACCTTTACCTTACTCAGTGTTGGAGATGGGCTGGTGTCGCAGATACCTGCTTTGCTGGTGTCAACTGCTGCGGGTATCATTATAACGCGTTCTAGTTCTTCTCTTAAGCTTGGTACAGATGTTGCACGTCAGGTCTTTTCGAGTAGAAGAGCTATCTGGGGAACGGGTGGTCTTCTCTGGGCATTAATGTTTGTTCCGGGTTTTCCTGTGCCCATCTTATTTTTATTGGGCGGAGTTGTCATGGGGGTTGGCTACTTGTGGCCTCAATTAGCAGGAAAAGATCAGGTTGATGATAGTTCTCTAAATGAGGAAAGTGATGCTACTAAAGGTCAGGGGGTCGGAGCAAAAAGTGATCAGAAAGAATCGAAGGATCGCAATAAGGTAGAAGTATTAATTTTAGAATTAGGCTTAGATTTGCTACCACTTGTCCATGGTGATGTTAAAAATATCATTGATCGTATTGCTTCTTTGAGAAGAAGTCTTTCATTTGAATTAGGGATTACCATTCCCACTGTTTCAGTTAGGGATAATTCAGGCTTACCACCTCATAGTTACCGCTTACTATTAAGAGGCCATGAGGTTGCTTCTGCAGAATGCTATGTAGGACATGTCTTGGCGATGGGAACTGGTTCCATGCAAAGACCCTTGCAAGGTAGAAAATCTATAGAGCCTGCCTTTGGGCTTCCTGCTACTTGGATACCTGATTCTGAGAGAAAACAGGCTGAGCGTTTAGGTTATGCGGTAGTTGATCCCATATCTGTCTTGACTACACACTTAAATGAAGTGCTCAAAATGAGAGCAGCTGATTTGTTGTCACGCCAAAATGTTCAACTGCTACTGGATGAGTTGAAGGAGTCTCATGCTGCGGTATTACAGGAAATGAATAATCTTCAACTTGGTATAGGCACGGTACATCGTGTGTTACAAAATCTGCTTAGAGAGAAAATCTCCATAAGAGAATTACCACTGATCCTTGAAAAATTATGTGATCAAATTCAAATGACCAAAAATATAGACGAGCTGAGTGAAGCAGCTAGGAAAGAACTTGTCTTTGAGATAGCTCGTTTGTGCGATATGCATGAAAATAAATTGATATGTATCACTTTAGATGCCGAGTTGGAACAGACGCTACTCAAAAGTATTAGACAAACAACACATGAAATCACTTTGGCCATGGATCCGAACATTGCTACACATCTCCATAATCAATTGAAAGTATCTATAGAAGATGTTACAAACCAGGGGTTCTCACCAACATTGCTTTGTTCGCCAAGTATCAGGCTGGGATTAAGAAAATTCTTTAGTGATACTTTTTCTAAGTTGGTGGTTGTAGCTTATAATGAAATATCCCCCAGCATTGAATTACAGCCTTTAGCCTCAATTGGACTTCCTATTTCACCTAATATAAGTAAAGCCGCTTAGAAACATGTCATTTTAGCATGCGAGATAATAACGTTTAGTTCTGTTTATGTTCGAATGTTATAGTGATGATATATAAATAGCTGTTAGTGTTAATCCGTGCAGCTAGAAAATATACCATTCTCTGAAATCAAGGTAGGGGATGTGGCTTCCCTTGAACGCCCTGTAAAGATCGAGGATTTAGAGCTTTTTGCAGAAGCGACCGGTGATTACAACCCTATTCATTTAGATGAAAGTTTTGCCAAGCAAACTGATTACGGTAAATGTATCGCGCATGGTATGTGGGTGGGTTCTTTAATATCAGCTTTGTTAGCGACTAAACTTCCTGGCCCGGGGGGTGTTTATCTTAGTCAGTCGCTAAAATTTCATCGTCCTGCTTTTGTTGGAGATATCTTAACGGTTAAGGTTACTGTTTTAGCGAAAAAAAGGCGTAATATCCTTATCATGGAATGTGAAGTGACTAATCAGCATCAGAAGATGGTTGTTAAAGGGGAATGCATGGTC belongs to Verrucomicrobiota bacterium and includes:
- a CDS encoding flagellar biosynthesis protein FlhA, which produces MNKASTQQAAQSTELWQKLYAKGDMWFSFALLGVIFILVLPLPPLLIDLLLTLSITIGVLVVLTVSNVKNATEFSVFPTLLLFVTLFRLGLNVATTRAILTGGDAGNLIDAFGQFVVGGNVIVGLIVFIILTLINFIVITKGAGRVAEVAARFALDALPGKQMSIDADLNAGLLSEQEARAKREQLQKDSSFFGAMDGASKFVRGDAVAGILITAINLVGGIGVGVLQMNLSVGESVKTFTLLSVGDGLVSQIPALLVSTAAGIIITRSSSSLKLGTDVARQVFSSRRAIWGTGGLLWALMFVPGFPVPILFLLGGVVMGVGYLWPQLAGKDQVDDSSLNEESDATKGQGVGAKSDQKESKDRNKVEVLILELGLDLLPLVHGDVKNIIDRIASLRRSLSFELGITIPTVSVRDNSGLPPHSYRLLLRGHEVASAECYVGHVLAMGTGSMQRPLQGRKSIEPAFGLPATWIPDSERKQAERLGYAVVDPISVLTTHLNEVLKMRAADLLSRQNVQLLLDELKESHAAVLQEMNNLQLGIGTVHRVLQNLLREKISIRELPLILEKLCDQIQMTKNIDELSEAARKELVFEIARLCDMHENKLICITLDAELEQTLLKSIRQTTHEITLAMDPNIATHLHNQLKVSIEDVTNQGFSPTLLCSPSIRLGLRKFFSDTFSKLVVVAYNEISPSIELQPLASIGLPISPNISKAA
- a CDS encoding MaoC family dehydratase, yielding MQLENIPFSEIKVGDVASLERPVKIEDLELFAEATGDYNPIHLDESFAKQTDYGKCIAHGMWVGSLISALLATKLPGPGGVYLSQSLKFHRPAFVGDILTVKVTVLAKKRRNILIMECEVTNQHQKMVVKGECMVTTQDQR